One part of the Thermococcus radiotolerans genome encodes these proteins:
- the nadC gene encoding carboxylating nicotinate-nucleotide diphosphorylase: protein MISLSYLLKFLEEDTPFGDVTSEAVIPEGIRAKAVIIAKQEGIIAGVEEAKALFEHFWVEVGVRKRDGEEVKKGDTILELEGDARSILLVERTALNIMGRMSGIATEVRKLVEKVKAVNPKVRVAGTRKTLLKPIDKRAILIGGGEPHRFSLSDAILIKDNHLALVPLEEAIRRAKAFSVYKVVEVEVESLEDALKAAKAGADVVMLDNMSPAEIAETVEALKREGLRDRVKIEVSGGITPENIEEYAALDIDVISLGYITHSVKNFDVSLEIIGKL from the coding sequence ATGATCTCTCTTTCATATCTGCTCAAGTTCCTTGAGGAGGACACTCCCTTCGGCGACGTCACGAGTGAGGCTGTGATTCCTGAAGGAATCAGGGCCAAGGCAGTGATAATTGCGAAGCAGGAAGGAATAATAGCGGGCGTTGAGGAAGCCAAAGCTCTGTTCGAGCACTTCTGGGTTGAAGTTGGGGTCAGGAAGCGTGATGGAGAGGAAGTGAAGAAGGGAGACACCATCCTCGAGCTTGAGGGCGACGCCCGCTCGATACTCCTCGTCGAGAGGACGGCTTTGAACATTATGGGCAGGATGAGTGGCATAGCGACCGAGGTCAGGAAGCTGGTCGAGAAAGTTAAGGCCGTAAACCCGAAGGTTCGTGTTGCAGGGACAAGAAAGACCCTCCTCAAGCCGATAGACAAGAGGGCGATACTCATCGGCGGCGGCGAGCCCCATCGTTTTTCCCTCAGCGACGCGATACTCATAAAGGACAATCACCTCGCTTTAGTCCCGCTGGAGGAGGCCATAAGGCGCGCTAAGGCTTTCAGCGTTTACAAGGTCGTCGAGGTTGAGGTCGAGAGCCTTGAGGATGCACTAAAAGCAGCAAAAGCCGGGGCGGACGTGGTGATGCTCGACAACATGAGTCCGGCCGAGATAGCTGAGACGGTGGAGGCTCTAAAGCGCGAGGGTCTTCGCGATAGGGTGAAAATCGAGGTCTCCGGTGGGATAACCCCTGAAAACATCGAGGAGTACGCGGCGCTCGACATCGACGTCATAAGCCTCGGCTACATCACGCACTCCGTCAAGAACTTCGATGTCAGCCTTGAGATAATTGGAAAGCTCTGA